Genomic segment of Pseudomonas iranensis:
AGGCGCCGTAGGCGATCAAGGTGTTCATGCAGCACGCCAGCAACAGCCAGCCCTGCAACGGGCTCAGGTTGAGCGCTTCCAGCGGATGCACCCACGGCGTCAGCAACAGCCCGCAGAACAGATAGATCACCATCATCACTTGTAGCGAATTCCACACCGTGAGCAATTGCTTCTGGCCCAGCGCATAGAAGGTCCAGACCGTCGACGCCAGCAGCACCAAGAGCACGCCGGCGGTGTAGTCGGACAGCGAGGTCAGCAGCTCGGCCAGACGCTGATTGAAGAACAGACCAAAGCCGATCAGTAACACCAGCAAGCCGATGCCCTGGCCGATGCTGAAGCGCTCCTTGAATACGAACAGGCTGGCGATCAGCAACATGATCGGGCCCATTTGCACCACCAGTTGCGCGGTACCGGGGCTGAGGAGGTTGAGGCCCATCAGGTACAACACGTAATTGCCGACCAGCCCCAGCACCGCCATCAGCACCAGCCAGCCACCCTTGGGCCCGAGCACCTTGCGACTTGGCAGGCGCTTGACCGAAGCCAGATAGATGAACAGGCAGCCACCGGACACCATCAGGCGAAACCAGGTCACCGTGACCGGGTCCATCACCTGCAATACCTGTTTGAGCTTGATCGGCAGGATGCCCCACAGAAACGCGGTCAGCAGCGCCAGGAACAGTCCGTACACCCAGCGCCCCGATGAAATGTGCATGCGAACCCCAAAAGCCTGCTGACAAGAGCACTCATTCTAGGCGTCCGGCTGCGCACAACACAGGGACAGTTACCGGCAGGCCGCGAATGAAACTGTGCAGGTCGCAGCAGTAAACCGGCGCGCCGCCGTTGATCGGCCGGGCAGGCGCGCCAAGTGCCTCAGGCATAAGCTGATTGCAGACTTTTCAACGCATTGATCAGGGAGACCTACATGTACGCCATGCGCGCCGAGGACAGCGCCCCCGCCACCCGTTTTCGCAGCGACCGCGTGTGTCGGGTCAATGGCGAGCTGTATTTCAGCACCCGGGAAAATACCCTTGAAGGGCCGTATGACAGTCAGGTGATCGAGCGGGAGATTCAGGCTTATATAGCGCGGATGCAGCGGCAGGATTCCAGCCGCTGAACCGTGGCGCTGCTTTCGCGAGCAGGCTCGCTCCCACAGGGGAATACCGTCACCTGTGGGAGCGAGCCTGCTCGCGAAGGGGCCTGAACAGGCAACCAATCCTTTAGCGCACCGCCTCAAACAACCCACTCGCCCCCATCCCGCCGCCCACGCACATGGTGACGATGCCGTAACGCAAATTGCGTCGCTGCAATTCCCGGATCAAATGCCCGACCTGACGCGAGCCGGTCATGCCGAACGGGTGGCCGATGGAAATCGAGCCGCCGTTGACGTTGTATTTGTCGTTGTCGATCTCCAGCCGGTCGCGGCTGTACAGGCACTGCGAAGCGAACGCCTCGTTCAACTCCCACAGATCGATATCCGCCACTTGCAGGCCCTTGGCCTTGAGCAGTTTCGGCACCGAGAACACCGGGCCGATGCCCATTTCGTCCGGCCCGCAACCGGCCACAGTGAAGCCACGGAAAAAAGCTTTCGGCTTGAGCCCCAGCTCCAAGGCTTTATCCAGGCTCATCACCAGCGTCATCGAGGCACCGTCGGACAGCTGCGATGAATTGCCCGCCGTCACCGAACCATCGTCGGCGAACACCGGCTTCAGTCCGGCAAGGCTTTCGTAGGTGGTGTCCGGGCGGTTGCAGTCGTCGCGCTCGACGACGCCGTCGACAATCTGCACTTCGCCGCTGTTCTTGCCCTCGACGCGATATTTCACCGCCATCGGCACGATTTCATCGTCGAACAAACCCGCAGCCTGGGCCTGGGCCGTGCGCAGCTGACTTTGCAGCGCATAACGATCCTGGGCTTCGCGACTGACGCCGTAACGGCGCGCCACCACTTCAGCGGTCTGGCCCATGGTGTAGTAGATGCCGGGGGTCTGTTGCTTGAGCAATGGGTTGATCAGGTGATCGGTGTTGACGCTTTTCAGGGTCAGGCTGATCGACTCGACGCCGCCGGCAACGATGATGTCGCTGCAACCGGAGGCGATCTGGTTGGCGGCAATCGCAATGGCCTGCAAGCCCGAGGAACAGAAACGGTTGAGGGTCATGCCGGCGGTGCCGGTGCCCAGGCGCGACAGTACCGCGACGTTGCGGCCGATGTTGTAGCCCTGCGCGCCCTCGTTGGAGCCAGCGCCGACGATGCAGTCCTCGACGCTGGCCGGGTCGATATCGTTGCGGGTCAGCAGCGCATTGACGCAGTGGGCCGCCATGTCATCGGGGCGGGTCTGGTTGAACTTGCCGCGAAAGGATTTGGCCAGGCCGGTCCGCACGCTGTCGACGATCACCACTTCACGCATGGCATACCTCATTGTTGTTGTCGGTTGAGAGTGGACCTGAGCATAAGTCCACCTTCTTGCCGACCGCGAGGATCATTCACCCGGCGTATGCGCGGCCATCGCTTCAGTCCTTGTGCTTTTTGGCCTTCTTGTCGGATTTCTCGAACGCGTCTTCCAGCGCGCGGTTGATGGTGCGCAAAACTTTCACCCGTGCCCAGCGTTTATCGTTGGCCTCGACCAGCGTCCACGGCGCGATCTCGGTGCTGGTGCGATCGACCATGTCGCCGACCGCCCGGCGATAGTCGTCCCACTTTTCCCGGTTGCGCCAGTCGTCCTCGGTAATCTTGAAGCGCTTGAAGGAAATCTCTTCGCGCTCCTGAAATCGCTCCATCTGCGTGTCCTTGTCGATGGCCAGCCAGAACTTGACCACGATGACGCCGGCATCGGCAAGCTGCTCTTCGAAGTCGTTGATTTCGCCGTAGGCGCGCAGCCAGTCGGCCGGGGTGCAGAAGCCTTCGATCCGCTCGACCAGCACCCGCCCGTACCAGGAGCGGTCGAACACGGTGAATTTGCCCCGCGCCGGAAGGTGTCGCCAGAACCGCCACAGGTAGGGTTGCGCGCGCTCTTCTTCGGTGGGCGCGGCGATCGGCACGATGCTGTACTGACGCGGATCGAGCGCCGCTGCCACGCGGCGAATCGCCCCGCCCTTGCCCGCCGCGTCGTT
This window contains:
- a CDS encoding thiolase family protein gives rise to the protein MREVVIVDSVRTGLAKSFRGKFNQTRPDDMAAHCVNALLTRNDIDPASVEDCIVGAGSNEGAQGYNIGRNVAVLSRLGTGTAGMTLNRFCSSGLQAIAIAANQIASGCSDIIVAGGVESISLTLKSVNTDHLINPLLKQQTPGIYYTMGQTAEVVARRYGVSREAQDRYALQSQLRTAQAQAAGLFDDEIVPMAVKYRVEGKNSGEVQIVDGVVERDDCNRPDTTYESLAGLKPVFADDGSVTAGNSSQLSDGASMTLVMSLDKALELGLKPKAFFRGFTVAGCGPDEMGIGPVFSVPKLLKAKGLQVADIDLWELNEAFASQCLYSRDRLEIDNDKYNVNGGSISIGHPFGMTGSRQVGHLIRELQRRNLRYGIVTMCVGGGMGASGLFEAVR
- a CDS encoding DUF6316 family protein, translating into MYAMRAEDSAPATRFRSDRVCRVNGELYFSTRENTLEGPYDSQVIEREIQAYIARMQRQDSSR
- a CDS encoding DMT family transporter, which encodes MHISSGRWVYGLFLALLTAFLWGILPIKLKQVLQVMDPVTVTWFRLMVSGGCLFIYLASVKRLPSRKVLGPKGGWLVLMAVLGLVGNYVLYLMGLNLLSPGTAQLVVQMGPIMLLIASLFVFKERFSIGQGIGLLVLLIGFGLFFNQRLAELLTSLSDYTAGVLLVLLASTVWTFYALGQKQLLTVWNSLQVMMVIYLFCGLLLTPWVHPLEALNLSPLQGWLLLACCMNTLIAYGAFAEALAHWEASRVSATLAITPLVTFVAVAIAARIWPDYVHAEQINALGYGGAVLVVLGSALVALGPSLIAGLRARRARVVPG